In Festucalex cinctus isolate MCC-2025b chromosome 1, RoL_Fcin_1.0, whole genome shotgun sequence, the sequence ATTATTGGGTACCTTATTTACTTCCCATCCCATTGCTAATGTTCAATGCAATTACATGTATCATATATACATGCCATCAGAGGGGTTTCCTCTTAAAACAGTCTCACCTATGTTTGCGAACCAAAGAGATCGACATTCCTCTCTCAGTGCTTCAAATATAGACCCATATTCTTCTGTGGAGCCCCGCAGGGAGTGCGAGGCTGCACTCTCAAGGTGGACAATCAGCCTCTTTGTGATGCCCACTGCTTGCACTGTGGCTTTACCcagtcactctctctctctgttttgcTGTTGGAGCTGTGTGATGCAGCTGCTCTGGATTCCTTCTTTCGGATAAGAACATCTTAGTGGATTAAATGTTTTGTGCACCCCACAATGGATTTGGTTCCTGGGGATCGAGATTGGGAACTCACAGCACCATCTGACAGGTAGGCTGCTTCTCAATTAAAGTGCAGTGGTGTTTGTGTCATATGAATGAGGACAAACCTATGGGGCATAAAAGAAGCTTTCAATGTTTCAGATAAGTGCTGGAGAGAACATGTTAACGGTCTAGTGTTAAGATGCTTAACAAACTGTGCAGACCTGCTCCACATCCATGCATTACTGAAGTCAGGAGTATCTTTAGGATACTCAAATTAGATCAAATCGTTTGTAGTTCAACATCTTTGAGGAGGTGCTTGAATTCTttcttttaaagtgctctacaaAGCTGTCCAAGTTCGAGATCGGTCCTGCTGGGGCAGTCATTGAGACAGTGAAGGCAGGATTCATTGTACGACCACTTAACATGCTTTATTTCAGcattcaaataattaaaaacatctCAAATTATTATACATATACAAAATAGTACAGATTCTTGTGGTGTTCCTCCCAATTTCTTTCTCTCTTGATGGCTCTCttactgtgcatttcaaaattttgtaTGAGAAAATCCACCTCcagaaaacaagaaacaaatgaCAACAGATGTTTTAATGAGGGCTGAGGAGGGGAAGGCTTTTGGATAATTTACTTGATTTACATGAGCAGGGGGTTGagaacagaaaaacaaacactgaaAAAGAGAAGTTTCATTTTAGGTGGTTTCATTTTAGCACCAAAAAAAAGGCCTCTGTCACATCACTCAGCTCAATAGTAAAGAACAGTAGAGACAAAGTGGATGTCAGGGACCTTAAACAAGAGAATagcacctgttttgtttttactaaaGTGCCTCAATGACTCCACTGACCGCCACAACTCCTGCAGGCAAGCACACttctttcaaactttttttttttttttttgaggtagCCATAGGAtgttctttaaaagaaaaacaagttttAAACCCATGTTTCTCTGCTGGTGGTTTTAATGTGACTTTGGCAGACAAGAGGAACAAACAAGAGAGTGGCCACAACAGCAAAACAACGTGGCTTTGGGCAGGTGGAGAGCGGGTGGCACAACAACAAAGACAAACATGGCTGTCAGTTTCACCGTTTATTCATCAACACCTGAAACGTGGTACAAAGCAATCGGGTTCTGTCTGTCGGGACTGTCCTTTCATTCCTCTCACCGCAGGGCGGgtgtataaaaatacaaaagtcacctgtgtgtttctgtaaactCCAGAGAGGCCTGGATTGGCTTGGTTGAAGAGGGGGAAGTCAATTTTTTACACTTTACAGAAGCATATATTATTTTCTTGTTGCCAGTGAAAATCTTCTCTATGGGATCCTTGGTGTTGGTGATggtaaaaacaagacaaaaaaaaaaaaaaagagtcagaaacaaaacaaaaaaaagtagtggTCCCAAACGCGACGATGCGAGCATTGCCGCATCACTGCCATCTTTGTTGAAGTGCAGGTTTTAGGCATGGTAGACCATTGGAACAATGGTCGTATAGTATCGCAGGATGAGGAGTAAAAAGGGGCCAGATCAGAAAAATGTTTTggtggcttttctttttttaagagggATGGttgctagaaaaaaataaaacaaacacactcaCGCACCACAACATATTCAAGTCCAGATTTCTCTTTTTACAAGAAACAGACAGGTCCAACTTCAAGGCCAAACTCTTGGTCTGGAGCACCAACATCCATAGGAGCGATGTCAATGATGGGCAGGCGAGATGTTTTCGATGTCTTGTACTCAATGATTGTCTTGCCCCATGTACCGGTGTGTGACTGTGAGGGGAGAGAAGAAGTGAATAGGATCAGTATCAGAATTCCTCAAGTTTCATTATTGTCACTTCTTGGGAGAAATCACATGGCATATAGTGGATGTCAAGAGTGACGGATCCAAGCAAATGTACTCACCGTGCAGCCATCCTCGAGGACACTGTAGGTGAAGCGGCTGTTGCCCTCAGCTCTGATCTCAATCTCGTTGGAGCCCTGGAGGATCAGAGCCTTCTTCAGGTTGCCAGTGGAAGCATCCATGTAGGAGATGCTGTTCTTGCAGTGGTATGTGATGTTCTGGGAAGCCTCAGTTGACATGAGACGCAGGAAGGTCATCTGGATGTTGACATCTTCTGGCAGAGAGCCCTCGCTGCCGTATTCGAACTTTGGGGAGAGCAGAGAGCTTAGTGTACATGACGACAGATAATGAAACGAAAGGAGAACGAAGGACCTTGTCGGATTCAGTGCATTTACCTGGAAGCCCTCGTTCATTGCCTCGCCGAACCAGACGTGCTTCTTCTCCTTGATGTTCTTGCTGACGTACCAGTTCTTCATGGCAACCTCACGCTGAGTTGGGGACACACAGGTCTCTCCAGTCTCCATGTTACAGTAGACCTTGATGGCATCCTGATTGCAGCCCTGGTCAGGGTCAATCCAGTACTCTCCTGAAGATGGAGGAGTACAAGATGTCAGAATTCCATTTTATAGCGACCACATAGCATTACCCACTCAAGTCTAATTGAGGTATTAAATCAAGCCTCGACCTGTCTGGTTCACTACACCCACAATGACCATTTGAATAGTCTGTGACAGAATGGCTCACCGCTCTTCCAGTCTGGGTGGCACATCTTGAGGTCACGGCAGGTTCTGGCAGGGTTCTTGCGAGTACCGTCGGGGCTGCGGATCTGCTCAATCTGCTGGCTCAGGGTCTTCAGAGTGCTGTCCACCTCCAGGTCGCGGTCACGCAGAACGTTAGCGTCATCAGCGCGGTACATACGGAAGGGATCGGGAGCCTTCTCCTGGGGCTGGGCAATGAAACCGAGGTCAAATCCACCGCCAGGGGCGCCTGGTGCTCCAGGAGGTCCAGGAGGTCCGGGAGGACCCTAAAGAGCAAAACAAGGGAGGCAGAATGCTGCGTTAACACAGTTTTGGTAGTCCTCTCAACAGTTCACAAAGGTAAGTGAGCCTTACAGAAGGTCCCATCTCTCCAGAGCGTCCACGAGGTCCAGGAGGTCCAGAGGGACCAGGAAGTCCAGTCATACCATCCTTACCAGGAGAACCAGCAGCTCCAGCAGCTccctgtggggaaaaaaaagaaattaattaaattcccaAAAGGAAGAAAGTAGAACACAAAGACAGAATTTCTTTGGTGCATTAACTCACTCTAGGTCCAGCGGGTCCAGCAACACCAGCAGGTCCTGCCTCTCCAGAATGACCCTATCGGATGTACAAAGAAAACCATAGTTGAGATCCATATATGCAATTTCCCACACTTCATAAAAGATGTCGTCATGAGTGTGGAGAGACATACGGCGGGTCCAGGAGATCCCTGCATGCCAGTGAATCCTCTGTGTCCCTTCATGCCTCTCTCACCAGCCTCACCGGACTCTCCCTTGTCTCCACGAAGTCCAACGGCTCCCTATGAGGAGATGATATAATTCACCTGGTCTCTCTTCCCAATTTAGAGGTCTGTTGCGCATGCTCATCATTTTACTTACAGCAGGGCCACGAGGTCCAGCAGGGCCAGAAGGACCAGCAGGGCCAGCAGCTCCCTGGAATATAAAAAATTAATTGGAACATAGcaccatattgcacattaatacatttttacctCTCAACTTTGAAAGTTGATATTTTGATAAGACACTCACACTCTCTCCACGGTCGCCACTCTTTCCAGCAGGTCCGACGGGTCCAGGGGCACCAGGGGGTCCGGGGGCACCAGGAGCTCCAGCAGGGCCGGACTCTCCACGGTCTCCCTAAATTGTTCCATAAGATCATCTGTTACTTTCTCTTTTAAAGAAATGTTCACCATTCTGTAGTATTAGCATTGTTGTATTTTCTATACCATATAGTTCTTGGTCAGTGATATAGCGGAGCCAGGACCTATCCCTACTATGACTTTCCAATCAAACCAATCCTGGATTATTATGAAAGGGTTACCAATTGGGAATTGAGCCATTGTCATCTTAATGATGCAAATGGCTTGCTTGCTTAATCATCACAGTATGGAGCTATTCAATCGAGATCAGATCTCATAGAACCTTAAAAAAGCTTCCTGATTGATAGCACATATTGATTGGGTAATGTCCATTGAGCTCACCTTGGGTCCAGCAGGTCCATCACGGCCAGCAGATCCCTCATTACCAGGGGAACCCTAAAAGAGAAACACAATACAGATCAATTGTGTTATACAGTCAAAGAACAAACACATAGGTTGACGGATAATTGAAGTGTACAAGAGCCACTTTCTTGTCATACCTCACGTCCGGTCTCACCAGAGGGTCCAGCCAGTCCAGGGGGTCCCATGGGTCCAGGAGGTCCACGCTCACCAGCGGGGCCAGCATGTCCCTGCTTTCCGGGCTCTCCCTGTGGGTGACATGGCCATTGTGCATTTAGTTGCAATCTAGGAAAATTATGCCTTGGTAACTTTAGGACTAAGTAATAGTTGGAACTTACAGAAGGTCCAGGCAGACCGGGGAATCCTCTCTCTCCTCTCATTCCAGACAGACCGACGATACCACGCTGTCCACTGATACCCTGAGGTCCAGGAATACCGGCACTACCCTGCAGGGGATTGCAGAGGAAAAGTGTTAGACGGCCAAGTGTAGGGTGGAAGAAACGACCAGCAAATAGaccttttttcaaaattatgttTAATGCTTGCGAGCAAGGTTAGTACAAATAAAGTATGTGTTCTAAATTTTGGGGACTTATTTCAGTCATGATTTTGTGGTGCAGGATTTatagtaaagtgaaaataacttACAGGAGCACCATCAGCACCAGGGCTACCCTTCTCACCAGAAGGTCCAGGGGCTCCAGCAGCTCCAACCTCACCAGCGCGACCAGCAGGTCCGGTGTCACCACGGTTTCCTTTGGGTCCTTCCTTTCCACCGGGTCCAGCAGGCCCAGGAGGTCCAGCAACGCCCTTTACAAAACAAGAATAGCATACAATTATCCTTAAAGTTCTGTGCATCCTCCATGCTGTCTGAACTGATCTGCTAACATTCAATGTGGACTTACAGCGGGGCCAGGTGGTCCAACTCTGCCAGCAGCACCAGGGAAGCCAGTAGCACCCTTGGTAAGGAGAGAAAAGGTTCATTAGAAGACCAAATCTTAATGTGAATACGATGGATGAGGATGAAGAGAAGACCTCAAAACAGTAATTGTTCTAACTCACAGCAGGTCCAGCAGCTCCACGAGTTCCCTTGGCACCAGTGTTTCCAACGGGACCCTGAATGAACACAGTACGCAGTTACTTAGCACGCGAAAGCTAATAATGGGCACACAATacaatgatgattgatgatTTGACTTTACAAACCTGGGGTCCGGGAGCACCAGTAGGTCCAGCAGGACCAGGAGGACCAGCATCACCCTTAGCACCATTGTTACCAGTCTCTCCCttagcaccaacaagaccatcAGCACCCTAAACAGTGGTGAAGAGAAAAAGGTTAGCTTGAGGATTCAAACAACAGCAAACATTTGTGAATGAAGCCAACACATTTATAAACTTACAGGAGGTCCAGCAAATCCGGCAGGTCCGGGTGGTCCGGCCTCTCCACGCTCACCCTATGGTACAGGAAGAGAATATTGCAGAGCTTGAGAAGAAAAAGATGACAGAGAAGTCTCTTCTGCTGTTGGATGGACTAAAGAGcattattagcattagcatgtacgATGATGTCATAAGAGAGTCGGGCTAGAGTCTAGCTTGAGAAGCAAAGAGAGGATAACTCACAGAGCCTCCACGGGCTCCAGCAGGTCCAACAGGTCCAGCAGGGCCAGTCTCTCCCTTGTCTCCGGTGGCTCCAGCAGGTCCGGGAAGGCCAATAGCACCACCCATACCACGTGGTCCATCTTTGCCAGGTGCTCCATCAGCGCCCTTAATTCCTTGCTCACCCTGGAGACGGGAGAAATGATCATTATGAGATTCTGATACAGGTGGAGCTTTCTGTTGGTCGAATCTGATGGTGGTGTGATGACTCACTCTATCGCCTCTCAGTCCTGGAAGACCGGCGGAACCACGCTCACCAGGCATTCCCTGCAGTCCAGGTGGGCCCTGAGCTCCGGGGGCACCAGATGCTCCAGCATCTCCCTGAAATAAAGTTGAAGCAAATTAAAAGATTAGATGGAAGAATAACTCACAAGTAGAGTCAGAAATATCTTTCAATTTCAGCCAAGATTACCTTAGCACCCTCGTTTCCAGCAGATCCAGGAGATCCACGGCCACCAGCAGGTCCGATAACACCAGGGGCACCACGCTCACCGGGGAAACCTCTGTCACCCTGAATTAGAGGCGCAGCACAGAGTTAGGGCAGGGTCAACCGTTCAGCTCTAGCTAAATGTAATGTGGACTATTTTCAGGAAAGCGCTTTGGGGAAATTAATCAAAAGCTTAAAAGGGAGATTCCAAAATGTCATCAGCCCGCTATTTCGCTTTTACACTTAAAGTCTTTATAACCTGTTATCAGGAAATGGTGATTGTGACTTACTCTTGCACCAGCAACTCCTGGGGCTCCAGCCTCTCCTGGCACACCCTTAATTacaggggaaaaagaaaaaagaccaaTTAGTtaattgaagaagaaaaaaaaacacttcatatAGTCAGAGTTTGATTAAATTAATGAATTCTGCACCTGCTCTCCAGACTTGCCACTCTCACCAATGGCACCTTGGGGTCCTGGAAGTCCCTGGAATCCTGGAGGTCCAGCAGGTCCTGACTCACCTCTCTCACCAGCAGGTCCCTGAGAAGAGCAAAGGAAGGAACATTATAACCAATAAAGATTGAGCAGGTGGACTTTGGAGTTAATGTGTTCATCTACTTACGTTAGGTCCAGCAGGTCCCTGAGCACCAACCTCACCGTCCTTTCCTGGGGCACCCTAAATAACCACAGATATTCAGTTTTGAGTGTCGAGCAAGCTTGTTTAATATGACAAGGACTGCATAACGTATCACTGAGAACTTACAACAGGGCCAGTAGGTCCCATCACTCCTCTCTCACCGGACTTTCCAGCGTCACCCTAAGGACAGGTGGGGGGGGGTACTCATTTATCCTGCATCCAGATAGTTTCATGGATCTGATCAAACATGCTTTGTAGCTTGAGACTTGGTACTTACAGCGGCTCCCTTGGCTCCGGGGAATCCCATAACACCAGGCTGGCCTCTGACTCCAACAGCGCCAGGGGGtccagggcggccatcttgtccaggGGCACCCTGGTGAAGTGGTTTCATTAGCTCATTGTGCATTCATTCAAAAAAGTGAGGACATTAAGATGTGGACTTACAGTAGCTCCCATCTTGCCATCGGGTCCAGGGCTGCCAGGGCTACCAGTCATACCCTGAAGGTCAAAGACAAATGTTCAGAAGAGGATATGGCCAGTCCAGAAATGTTGTGTATCATAAATAACTAGCAGCAAAGTTGTACCTTAGCTCCGGGCAGACCAGGCTCACCAGTGCGGCCGGACTCACCAGTGGAACCTTTAGCTCCAGCAACACCAGGGGCACCGCGCTCACCAGTGGCGCCCTAAGATTGTCAGAGAATAATTATTTTAACACCATTGACTTCAACAGAAAACAAACTACAGTACTGACACCAGTGCATATGTGCTGTACTCACTTTGGGTCCAGAAGCGCCATCAGCACCAGGGAAACCACGGCCGCCAGTGGCACCCTGTAGAGGGAATCAAACAATGCTGCTTAGGTCTGTGAAAAAAAGCTTACATTTTTTAGTAAATGTATTCTACCAAGAATGCACTGTTCAGGTCACTAAAAGGGCAATAAATTGGTTAACTTTACTTTTCCCACTGTTATCTAAACAAAGTAAAGTATGGTAGACTTCCTATACACATTTCATTCACATTagttatttgaacacaaactgaaTGTGTAGGCCTACAGGAAGTTGTTGCAAAATATTATAAAGAAAGATCCTGACAATCTTCTGTGGAAACTCCAATTTGACCTTAAAATCTCTGATTCAGAACAAAAAGGCATTAATTGATTATCTAATCATTAGCTATAGATGATGTTTTGCTCATGA encodes:
- the col1a1a gene encoding collagen, type I, alpha 1a, encoding MFSFVDLRLALLLSAAVLLVRAQGEDDRSGGSCTLDGQVFADRDVWKPEPCQICVCDSGTVMCDEVICEDTTDCPNPVIPHDECCPICPDEGYQGQSQVEGPKGDRGLKGDRGPVGPPGNDGIPGQPGLPGPPGPPGPPGLGGNFSPQMSGGYSDKSPVAPIPGPMGPMGPRGAPGPSGSSGPQGFTGPPGESGEPGPAGPMGPRGPAGPSGKNGEDGESGKPGRTGERGPAGAQGARGFPGTPGLPGVKGHRGFSGLDGAKGDSGPAGPKGETGAAGENGTPGAMGPRGLPGERGRAGPAGAAGARGNDGAAGAAGPSGATGPAGPPGFPGGPGAKGEAGAQGTRGPEGPAGARGEPGNPGPAGAAGPAGNPGTDGAAGPKGLPGAAGVAGAPGFPGPRGPPGPQGAAGAPGSKGNTGEAGATGSKGEPGAKGDAGAPGVQGPSGPSGEEGKRGARGEPGPVGGRGVPGERGATGGRGFPGADGASGPKGATGERGAPGVAGAKGSTGESGRTGEPGLPGAKGMTGSPGSPGPDGKMGATGAPGQDGRPGPPGAVGVRGQPGVMGFPGAKGAAGDAGKSGERGVMGPTGPVGAPGKDGEVGAQGPAGPNGPAGERGESGPAGPPGFQGLPGPQGAIGESGKSGEQGVPGEAGAPGVAGARGDRGFPGERGAPGVIGPAGGRGSPGSAGNEGAKGDAGASGAPGAQGPPGLQGMPGERGSAGLPGLRGDRGEQGIKGADGAPGKDGPRGMGGAIGLPGPAGATGDKGETGPAGPVGPAGARGGSGERGEAGPPGPAGFAGPPGADGLVGAKGETGNNGAKGDAGPPGPAGPTGAPGPQGPVGNTGAKGTRGAAGPAGATGFPGAAGRVGPPGPAGVAGPPGPAGPGGKEGPKGNRGDTGPAGRAGEVGAAGAPGPSGEKGSPGADGAPGSAGIPGPQGISGQRGIVGLSGMRGERGFPGLPGPSGEPGKQGHAGPAGERGPPGPMGPPGLAGPSGETGREGSPGNEGSAGRDGPAGPKGDRGESGPAGAPGAPGPPGAPGPVGPAGKSGDRGESGAAGPAGPSGPAGPRGPAGAVGLRGDKGESGEAGERGMKGHRGFTGMQGSPGPAGHSGEAGPAGVAGPAGPRGAAGAAGSPGKDGMTGLPGPSGPPGPRGRSGEMGPSGPPGPPGPPGAPGAPGGGFDLGFIAQPQEKAPDPFRMYRADDANVLRDRDLEVDSTLKTLSQQIEQIRSPDGTRKNPARTCRDLKMCHPDWKSGEYWIDPDQGCNQDAIKVYCNMETGETCVSPTQREVAMKNWYVSKNIKEKKHVWFGEAMNEGFQFEYGSEGSLPEDVNIQMTFLRLMSTEASQNITYHCKNSISYMDASTGNLKKALILQGSNEIEIRAEGNSRFTYSVLEDGCTSHTGTWGKTIIEYKTSKTSRLPIIDIAPMDVGAPDQEFGLEVGPVCFL